One Vicinamibacterales bacterium DNA segment encodes these proteins:
- a CDS encoding zinc-binding dehydrogenase gives MAHAMGAHVVAFTTSESKRVAALALGANEVAVSRNADEMTAHAKSFHFILNTVAAPHDLDPFFGLLKGDVKYRFVIDNTSLAV, from the coding sequence CTGGCGCATGCCATGGGCGCGCACGTGGTGGCGTTCACGACGTCCGAATCCAAACGAGTGGCCGCCTTGGCCCTGGGGGCCAACGAGGTCGCGGTCTCGCGCAACGCCGACGAGATGACGGCCCATGCGAAGAGCTTCCACTTCATCCTCAACACCGTGGCCGCGCCGCACGACCTGGACCCGTTTTTCGGACTGCTCAAGGGCGATGTGAAGTACCGGTTTGTGATCGACAACACTTCGTTGGCAGTCTGA
- a CDS encoding amidase family protein, translating into MGARVTPQQLIAARERREAFTVRFTAVLESVDAIAGPAGGDPAWPITHAIQVGSLPEYHKAWSAAAPRSFEFTMPMDLAGVPAICLPCGFSADGLPYSIQFTGRRLGESMLCRIAHAYEQVTDWHVRHPNVTTA; encoded by the coding sequence ATGGGTGCGCGCGTCACGCCGCAACAGCTGATTGCGGCTCGAGAGCGCCGCGAGGCATTCACCGTCAGGTTCACGGCGGTTCTCGAATCAGTCGATGCCATCGCCGGCCCGGCCGGCGGCGATCCGGCGTGGCCGATCACCCACGCCATTCAAGTCGGCTCGCTGCCGGAGTACCACAAGGCGTGGTCCGCCGCCGCGCCGCGTAGCTTCGAATTCACCATGCCGATGGATCTGGCTGGTGTGCCCGCGATCTGCCTGCCGTGCGGCTTTTCTGCGGACGGTCTGCCGTACAGCATCCAGTTCACTGGCCGACGGCTCGGCGAGTCGATGCTGTGCCGCATCGCCCATGCGTATGAGCAGGTGACCGACTGGCACGTCCGGCATCCGAATGTGACAACAGCCTGA
- a CDS encoding ATP-binding protein: MRRDARTHGKELSAISFRVVVNGSRQDIAPLVRDSVYQVAREAIANAFRHSAASHIEVEITYEARQFLVAIRDDGVGFVPALIAASGPDHWGIQGMRTKAKESGGALSIWTREKAGTEVRIVYPARLAFARS; encoded by the coding sequence TTGCGGCGTGACGCGCGCACCCATGGCAAGGAACTCTCGGCGATCAGTTTCAGAGTGGTCGTGAACGGCTCACGCCAGGATATCGCGCCGTTGGTTCGCGACTCGGTCTATCAAGTCGCCCGCGAAGCGATCGCCAATGCGTTTCGCCACAGCGCCGCCAGCCACATCGAAGTCGAAATCACCTACGAGGCCCGCCAGTTTCTGGTCGCCATCCGCGACGACGGCGTCGGCTTCGTCCCAGCGCTCATTGCCGCCAGCGGTCCCGATCACTGGGGCATCCAGGGCATGCGCACCAAGGCGAAGGAAAGTGGCGGCGCCCTTTCGATTTGGACTCGTGAGAAGGCAGGGACGGAGGTCCGGATCGTCTATCCCGCCCGGTTGGCCTTCGCGCGGTCATGA
- a CDS encoding PadR family transcriptional regulator has translation MPDKPGSVDRLLPLKPKVLHILLAVADGPRHGYGIMQEVAGRTNGQVRLWPAALYGLLRELEKTDFIVESDKRPAADEDDERRRYFALTPHGKRVLDAEVRRLEAIVTHARSSRALRKAARA, from the coding sequence ATGCCAGACAAGCCTGGAAGCGTCGACCGGCTGTTGCCGCTCAAACCCAAGGTTCTCCACATCCTGTTGGCGGTGGCAGATGGGCCCCGGCATGGCTACGGCATCATGCAGGAGGTGGCCGGGCGGACCAACGGCCAGGTTCGCCTCTGGCCGGCAGCCTTGTACGGCTTGCTGCGGGAGCTCGAGAAGACCGACTTCATCGTGGAGTCGGATAAACGGCCGGCCGCCGATGAAGACGATGAGCGGCGTCGGTACTTTGCGCTCACCCCACACGGGAAGCGCGTGCTGGATGCCGAGGTGCGGCGCCTCGAGGCGATTGTCACTCACGCCCGCTCGAGCCGGGCGTTGCGAAAGGCGGCTCGCGCATGA
- a CDS encoding TA system VapC family ribonuclease toxin: MPPFTTSYFPDINVWVALTYEGHVHHAIAAAWFGTLSSEATLTFCRLTQLGLLRLLTAKAVMGDEVMTQPQAWAAYDRWLQDPRVGLVDEPPEIEARFRALTRRRQPATKDWADSYLAAFATIGQLTPVTFDRGLRAKAKSAILLGQQRASGDRN; encoded by the coding sequence ATGCCGCCATTTACGACATCGTATTTCCCTGACATCAACGTCTGGGTGGCGCTGACCTACGAGGGGCACGTCCACCACGCGATTGCGGCCGCGTGGTTCGGGACGCTGTCGTCGGAGGCGACCCTGACGTTCTGCCGCCTCACGCAACTCGGCTTGTTGCGGTTGTTGACGGCGAAGGCGGTGATGGGCGACGAGGTCATGACCCAGCCGCAGGCGTGGGCGGCCTACGACCGATGGCTGCAGGATCCCCGCGTGGGGCTGGTCGACGAGCCGCCGGAAATCGAGGCTCGTTTCCGGGCACTCACCCGTCGCCGGCAGCCAGCCACCAAGGACTGGGCGGATTCATACCTCGCAGCGTTCGCCACGATCGGTCAGTTGACGCCGGTCACGTTCGACAGGGGACTGCGCGCGAAGGCGAAGTCGGCCATCCTCCTGGGTCAGCAGAGGGCATCGGGGGATCGCAATTGA